A genomic segment from Thermostichus lividus PCC 6715 encodes:
- a CDS encoding MoaD/ThiS family protein produces MAVTVLIPTALQKLTRDQATLECHAQSIADLLEKLEQDCPGIKGRLCDDSGQLRRFVNFYVNNEDIRFLNGIETPLRDGDEVSIIPAIAGG; encoded by the coding sequence ATGGCTGTTACCGTTTTAATTCCTACCGCCTTGCAAAAACTTACCCGCGATCAGGCAACCCTTGAGTGCCATGCCCAGTCCATTGCTGATCTACTCGAAAAACTCGAGCAGGACTGCCCAGGCATCAAAGGACGTCTGTGTGACGACAGCGGTCAACTACGGCGATTTGTCAATTTTTATGTAAATAATGAGGATATTCGCTTCCTCAATGGCATTGAAACTCCCCTCAGGGATGGTGATGAAGTGAGTATCATCCCAGCGATCGCTGGCGGTTAA
- a CDS encoding ARPP-1 family domain-containing protein, protein METLQQLLKNIELSTAQIFGALTVIPLVRSVTGSADYWTLDEAMAHNWVTITEVSEAGAVPELLCSNTSDRSVLLLDGEEVEGAKQNRIFNLTLLVPAHTNLNIPVSCVERGRWRYRSRTFKTAKHTYHASGRAKKIQQVTRALKQQGRPYADQHQIWAEVDEHLEVLECDSPTSAMADLYAQELPKLADYTAAFQAITNQVGAIFALNGQIWGLELFDFPSTFAQLLPKLLPSYALEVRGVPDPTPLAPQAVTDFLQNLSQADAETFPALAEGLDIRLSSPTVVGSALVAKERVIHVSAFPNTLATETY, encoded by the coding sequence ATGGAAACACTGCAACAGCTACTGAAAAATATTGAATTGAGCACCGCCCAAATCTTTGGTGCATTGACGGTCATTCCCTTGGTGCGATCAGTCACAGGGTCTGCTGACTATTGGACGTTAGACGAAGCCATGGCTCATAACTGGGTGACGATCACTGAAGTTTCTGAAGCGGGTGCTGTGCCTGAGCTATTGTGTAGCAACACTAGCGATCGGTCGGTTCTGTTGCTTGATGGCGAGGAAGTGGAAGGAGCAAAGCAAAATCGCATCTTCAACCTGACGTTGCTAGTGCCAGCACATACGAACTTAAACATCCCCGTCAGTTGTGTTGAGCGAGGTCGTTGGCGTTATCGCTCTCGCACCTTCAAGACGGCGAAGCATACCTACCACGCCAGCGGCCGTGCCAAGAAAATTCAGCAAGTCACTCGTGCGTTGAAACAACAGGGACGACCGTATGCTGATCAGCACCAAATCTGGGCAGAGGTAGATGAGCATCTTGAAGTTCTTGAATGCGACTCCCCAACCTCTGCCATGGCGGATCTATACGCTCAAGAGTTGCCTAAGCTAGCAGACTATACAGCGGCTTTTCAGGCCATTACGAACCAAGTGGGGGCTATTTTCGCACTCAATGGACAGATTTGGGGTCTAGAGTTGTTTGACTTCCCCAGTACGTTTGCGCAATTGTTGCCTAAACTTCTCCCCAGCTATGCCCTTGAGGTGCGGGGTGTCCCTGACCCAACTCCCCTTGCCCCCCAAGCCGTGACAGACTTTCTTCAGAACCTGTCTCAAGCGGATGCAGAAACCTTCCCAGCCTTGGCCGAAGGACTGGATATCCGTCTCAGTAGCCCCACAGTAGTTGGCAGTGCCCTTGTTGCTAAAGAGCGGGTGATTCACGTGAGTGCCTTTCCGAATACACTGGCCACTGAAACGTACTAG
- the thrC gene encoding threonine synthase, whose protein sequence is MTATLTSATSDTYFTHLQCKECGAEYEAQAIHVCEYCFGPLEVKYDLSQLSEAVSRSTIEAGPPSIWRYRPFLPVTSTEPIDLGTGMTPLVKASRLARRLGLKHLYIKNDAVNMPTLSFKDRVVSVALTRARELGFTTVSCASTGNLANSTAAIAAHAGLDCCVFIPADLESGKVLGTLIYAPTLMAVQGNYDQVNRLCSEVANTHGWGFVNINLRPYYSEGSKTLGYEVIEQLGWQLPDHIVAPLASGSLFTKIYKGFREFVDVGLVADKPVRCSGAQAAGCSPIAQAYAEGRDFVSPVKPNTIAKSIAIGNPADGVYALDIARKTNGAIESANDDEIVAGIKLLAETEGIFTETAGGTTIAVLQKLVAAGKIDPEEVTVVYITGNGLKTQEAVQDYVGEPLTIEPKLSSFERALERARTLERLDWQPVLV, encoded by the coding sequence ATGACCGCAACCCTGACTTCCGCAACCAGCGATACCTACTTCACCCATCTCCAGTGCAAAGAGTGTGGAGCGGAGTATGAAGCCCAAGCCATCCACGTCTGCGAGTACTGCTTTGGCCCTCTTGAAGTCAAGTACGATCTCAGCCAGTTGTCTGAAGCCGTCAGTCGCAGCACCATTGAAGCCGGGCCACCGTCCATCTGGCGGTACCGCCCCTTTTTACCCGTTACGTCCACAGAGCCGATTGACTTAGGCACTGGCATGACCCCATTGGTCAAAGCAAGTCGCTTGGCACGACGGCTGGGGCTAAAGCATCTCTACATTAAAAATGATGCAGTGAATATGCCCACCCTCAGCTTTAAGGATCGGGTGGTATCCGTGGCATTAACGCGGGCACGGGAGCTAGGGTTTACGACGGTGTCCTGTGCCAGCACTGGTAACTTGGCCAACTCCACAGCGGCGATCGCCGCCCATGCGGGGTTAGACTGCTGCGTCTTTATTCCCGCTGACTTAGAATCGGGCAAGGTCTTGGGGACACTGATTTATGCACCCACGCTGATGGCAGTCCAAGGCAATTACGATCAGGTGAACCGATTGTGTTCCGAAGTAGCCAATACCCACGGTTGGGGCTTTGTCAACATCAACTTGCGTCCCTACTATTCCGAAGGCTCAAAAACCCTAGGGTATGAGGTCATTGAGCAATTGGGCTGGCAGTTGCCCGATCACATTGTCGCACCCCTAGCCTCCGGGTCGCTATTTACAAAAATTTATAAGGGCTTCCGGGAATTTGTCGACGTGGGGTTAGTGGCTGATAAACCGGTGCGCTGTAGTGGTGCGCAGGCGGCGGGCTGCTCCCCCATTGCCCAAGCCTATGCCGAGGGTCGAGATTTTGTCTCACCGGTGAAACCCAACACGATTGCTAAATCTATTGCCATTGGTAACCCTGCCGATGGCGTTTATGCCCTTGATATTGCCCGCAAAACCAACGGAGCTATTGAGTCCGCCAACGATGACGAAATCGTGGCGGGAATTAAGCTCTTGGCAGAAACTGAAGGCATCTTCACCGAAACCGCTGGGGGCACCACAATTGCCGTCCTGCAGAAATTAGTGGCAGCAGGGAAAATCGACCCTGAGGAAGTCACCGTCGTCTATATCACCGGTAATGGTCTAAAAACTCAGGAAGCAGTGCAAGACTATGTTGGCGAACCCCTGACCATTGAACCGAAGTTGAGTAGTTTCGAGCGGGCGCTGGAGCGAGCGCGCACCCTTGAGCGACTCGACTGGCAACCTGTGCTGGTTTAG
- a CDS encoding Eco47II family restriction endonuclease, whose translation MRLISIDKFYEVATGDKNPFAKLCQNLPTIINDIIKNEGNQTFISTDGINQNLARVNPDVLTALYLLTFKSYEGFKNSSQNK comes from the coding sequence ATAAGACTTATATCCATTGACAAGTTCTATGAAGTTGCAACTGGAGACAAGAATCCATTTGCTAAATTATGTCAAAATCTACCAACCATAATCAATGATATTATCAAGAATGAAGGCAATCAAACATTTATTTCAACTGATGGTATTAATCAAAATTTAGCTAGAGTTAATCCCGATGTACTGACTGCCTTGTATCTTCTAACTTTTAAGAGCTATGAAGGATTCAAGAATTCTTCACAAAACAAATGA
- a CDS encoding MvaI/BcnI family restriction endonuclease gives MRLYTKTELVDLIRQVAAQGWHRSVKKTKNSRNDGAVGNTLEALLGLRENNLPIPNMQEWELKGQRHHTSSLVTLKHIEPSPRGAKIVSNILLPYYGWEHKQAGSKYPATEKSFRSTTKATEFTNRGFRLIMDREKGKLRFVFDPSQADKSDTKIRDWIKSIESKIGLQGINPEPYWGLDDLKYEIGAKIKNCFYVIADSKTEDGHEFFKYVRLLILSRFSFDNFLKCIENGTVLVDFDARTGHNHGTKFRIRQNQWHTLYNSVEDIKLVSH, from the coding sequence GTGAGACTGTATACCAAAACTGAGTTAGTTGACCTTATTCGTCAGGTTGCAGCTCAGGGGTGGCATCGCAGTGTTAAAAAAACGAAAAATAGTCGTAATGATGGTGCCGTAGGAAATACTCTAGAAGCCTTACTAGGGCTTCGGGAAAATAATCTACCTATTCCAAATATGCAGGAATGGGAACTGAAGGGGCAACGACATCACACATCATCATTAGTAACCCTCAAACATATTGAGCCATCACCACGAGGTGCAAAAATAGTTTCTAACATTTTATTGCCCTATTATGGATGGGAGCATAAACAAGCAGGAAGCAAGTATCCAGCTACAGAAAAAAGTTTTCGCTCGACAACGAAAGCAACAGAATTTACTAATCGGGGTTTTAGATTAATTATGGATCGAGAAAAAGGAAAATTAAGATTTGTTTTTGATCCTTCTCAAGCTGATAAATCAGACACAAAAATTCGTGATTGGATAAAATCAATAGAAAGTAAAATTGGCTTGCAAGGAATCAATCCTGAGCCATACTGGGGTCTAGATGATTTGAAGTATGAAATAGGGGCTAAAATCAAAAATTGTTTTTATGTTATTGCAGATAGTAAAACCGAAGATGGTCATGAATTTTTTAAGTATGTAAGGTTGTTAATTCTCTCTAGATTTTCATTTGATAACTTTTTGAAATGTATTGAAAATGGAACAGTGCTTGTAGATTTTGATGCCCGAACAGGTCACAATCATGGGACTAAGTTTAGGATTCGACAAAATCAATGGCACACTCTCTACAACTCTGTTGAAGACATCAAGCTAGTAAGCCACTAA
- the htpG gene encoding molecular chaperone HtpG has protein sequence MLEQGTISIHTENIFPIIKKWLYSDHEIFLRELVSNAVDAIQKLRMVARSGEYGGDVDHPEITITLDRENKRLAIADTGLGMTAEEVKKYITQVAFSSAEEFVQKYKGNGDQEIIGHFGLGFYSAFMVASRVEIDTLSYKAGATPVHWTCDGSTEFTLEDGQRTSVGTTVTLTLQDDELGYLEPARIRELVRKYCDFLPVPIKLDGEQINKQIAPWKSSPSSLSKEEYLEFYRYLYPFQEDPLLWVHLNTDYPFVVNGILYFPKLRPDIDVTKGQIKLFCNQVFVSDNCEEIIPRFLLPLRGVIDSTDIPLNVSRSFLQNDRTVRKIADYIAKKVGDRLNELYREDPDAYVRSWKDLGTFVKFGSLNDEKFKKQVEDILIYRTTATLSTPAENDEWSTQGGIVVDGQAYTTLKQYLERNKARHANRVYYCTDEVNQATYVQLLKGQGIEVLFMDSFIDTHFVPWLEQTYSDVKFLRVDAELDETLIDKDQSSEIIDPGSNKTRSEQIKALFESVLKKPKLTIRTEALKSGNSGDAPPAMILLPETSRRMQEMMAMMQQQLNVQLPEEHTLVVNTTHPLIQNLLNLSQGTIIQTSGSSETAALVEKLCHYIYDLALMSQRGFDANGMQQFSERASQVLTQLTAMAMR, from the coding sequence ATGCTGGAACAGGGAACCATTTCAATTCATACCGAGAATATTTTCCCAATCATTAAAAAATGGCTCTACTCCGATCATGAAATTTTCCTGCGGGAGCTTGTCTCTAACGCTGTAGATGCCATCCAAAAATTACGCATGGTGGCTCGCTCTGGTGAGTACGGTGGCGATGTGGATCACCCCGAAATTACAATTACCCTCGATCGCGAGAACAAGAGGCTGGCGATCGCCGACACAGGCTTGGGCATGACCGCAGAGGAAGTGAAAAAGTACATCACCCAAGTTGCCTTTTCCAGCGCTGAAGAATTTGTCCAAAAGTACAAAGGCAATGGCGATCAAGAGATCATCGGCCATTTTGGCTTAGGGTTTTACTCCGCCTTCATGGTGGCAAGCCGCGTCGAAATCGATACCCTGTCCTATAAAGCTGGGGCAACGCCCGTCCACTGGACCTGCGATGGCTCTACGGAATTCACCCTTGAGGATGGCCAGCGCACCAGTGTGGGTACCACCGTCACCCTCACCTTGCAAGACGACGAACTGGGTTACCTCGAACCAGCACGGATTCGTGAATTGGTGCGCAAGTACTGCGACTTTTTGCCGGTGCCCATCAAACTCGATGGCGAGCAAATCAACAAACAAATTGCGCCGTGGAAGAGCAGCCCCAGCAGCCTCAGCAAAGAGGAGTATTTAGAGTTTTATCGCTACTTGTACCCCTTCCAAGAGGATCCCTTGCTTTGGGTGCATCTGAATACCGACTATCCCTTTGTGGTTAACGGTATCCTCTACTTTCCCAAGCTCCGCCCGGATATTGATGTCACTAAAGGGCAGATCAAACTCTTTTGCAACCAAGTCTTTGTCAGCGACAACTGCGAAGAGATCATTCCCCGCTTTCTGCTGCCTTTGCGGGGCGTGATTGACAGCACCGATATTCCCCTCAATGTCTCCCGCAGCTTTTTGCAGAACGATCGCACCGTGCGTAAAATTGCTGATTATATCGCTAAAAAGGTGGGCGATCGCCTCAACGAACTGTACCGCGAAGACCCGGATGCCTACGTGCGTTCGTGGAAAGACTTGGGCACCTTTGTCAAATTTGGCTCCCTCAACGACGAGAAGTTCAAGAAACAGGTTGAGGATATTTTGATCTATCGCACCACAGCCACCTTAAGTACACCAGCAGAGAACGATGAATGGAGCACTCAAGGGGGTATTGTTGTCGATGGCCAAGCCTACACCACCCTGAAACAGTACTTAGAGCGCAACAAGGCGCGCCACGCCAACCGCGTCTATTACTGCACCGATGAGGTGAACCAAGCCACCTACGTTCAGTTACTCAAGGGGCAAGGCATTGAAGTGCTCTTTATGGATAGCTTCATTGACACCCACTTTGTGCCGTGGCTAGAGCAAACCTACAGCGATGTTAAATTCCTGCGGGTGGATGCAGAACTAGATGAAACCCTGATTGACAAAGACCAAAGCAGTGAAATAATTGACCCGGGCAGTAATAAAACCCGTAGCGAACAGATTAAGGCGCTGTTTGAGTCGGTGCTCAAGAAGCCGAAGCTCACCATTCGTACTGAAGCCCTCAAGTCTGGCAATAGCGGTGATGCCCCACCCGCCATGATTCTGCTGCCAGAAACCAGTCGGCGAATGCAGGAAATGATGGCCATGATGCAACAGCAACTCAATGTGCAACTGCCCGAGGAGCACACCTTGGTGGTGAATACCACCCATCCCCTGATTCAGAACCTGCTGAACTTGAGTCAGGGCACTATTATTCAAACCAGTGGCTCGTCAGAGACCGCAGCACTTGTAGAAAAGCTGTGCCACTATATCTATGATTTGGCCTTGATGTCCCAGCGAGGCTTTGATGCCAACGGCATGCAGCAGTTTAGTGAACGCGCCAGTCAGGTGCTTACCCAACTGACTGCAATGGCTATGCGCTAA
- a CDS encoding response regulator transcription factor, producing MKPRILIIDDDPAIADVLAINLQMAGYDVTKSLDGMQGQALAVQISPDLILLDLMLPQVDGFTICQRLRRDPRTQDIPILMLTALSQTHNKVEGFNAGADDYLTKPFELEEMLARVRALLRRADRIPATAGHREILSYGPLTLIPERFEVSWFSKIIKLTRLEFELLHCLLQRHGQTVSPSEILKEVWGYDPDDDIETIRVHVRHLRTKLEPDPRSPKYIKTVYGAGYCLELPSHIEPVAAR from the coding sequence ATGAAGCCTCGTATTCTAATTATTGATGATGACCCAGCGATCGCCGATGTCTTGGCGATTAACCTGCAAATGGCAGGCTACGATGTCACAAAGTCCTTGGATGGGATGCAAGGACAAGCGTTGGCCGTGCAGATTTCCCCGGATCTGATTTTATTGGACTTGATGCTGCCGCAGGTCGATGGCTTCACGATTTGCCAGCGCCTACGGCGCGACCCCCGCACCCAAGACATTCCCATTTTGATGCTGACTGCCCTCAGTCAAACCCACAATAAGGTAGAGGGGTTTAATGCGGGTGCCGATGATTATTTGACGAAGCCCTTTGAATTAGAAGAGATGTTGGCACGGGTGCGAGCGCTGTTGCGGCGCGCTGACCGCATTCCAGCCACCGCTGGGCATCGGGAAATTCTTAGTTATGGGCCTCTAACCCTGATTCCTGAGCGCTTTGAGGTCTCGTGGTTTAGCAAAATCATCAAGCTGACACGCTTGGAATTTGAACTATTGCATTGCCTGCTGCAGCGCCACGGCCAGACTGTGTCTCCGAGCGAAATTCTCAAGGAGGTTTGGGGCTATGACCCAGATGATGACATCGAAACCATTCGTGTTCATGTCCGCCATCTGCGGACGAAGCTGGAGCCAGACCCGCGTAGCCCGAAGTACATTAAAACGGTTTACGGGGCAGGTTATTGTCTTGAACTGCCCAGTCACATTGAGCCAGTGGCGGCACGTTGA
- the larB gene encoding nickel pincer cofactor biosynthesis protein LarB: MDSADPVRQLLEALARGQLSVEAAHRQLQHLSYETIGHFARIDHQRQQRTGFPEVVWGPGKTPEQIAEILARMRPYYPCVMATRISADVFAAVRSRLGGLHYFEVAQICSTAPILPPAYPGQVGLVCAGTADLPVAEEAAITLQLSGFAVERFWDVGVAGIHRLLSVRDRLETMQVLIVVAGMEGALPSVVAGLVSAAVIAVPTSIGYGANLGGLAPLLTMLNSCAPGIGVVNIDNGFGAAMLAAKMLRSLPQRAATGSM, encoded by the coding sequence ATGGACAGCGCCGATCCTGTGCGGCAGTTACTAGAGGCACTTGCCCGAGGACAGTTAAGCGTAGAGGCTGCCCACCGTCAACTGCAACACCTGAGCTACGAAACCATTGGCCATTTTGCCCGGATTGACCATCAACGGCAACAGCGTACAGGGTTTCCTGAAGTTGTTTGGGGGCCTGGCAAGACCCCTGAACAAATTGCCGAAATCTTGGCGCGGATGCGGCCTTACTATCCCTGTGTTATGGCCACCCGTATCTCTGCGGATGTTTTTGCGGCGGTGCGATCGCGCCTAGGAGGGCTGCACTACTTTGAAGTGGCGCAAATCTGTAGTACAGCCCCTATCTTGCCACCTGCTTATCCGGGACAGGTTGGCCTAGTCTGTGCTGGCACTGCCGATTTACCCGTTGCCGAAGAAGCCGCCATCACGCTACAACTCTCGGGGTTTGCGGTGGAGCGGTTTTGGGATGTGGGTGTGGCAGGAATTCATCGGCTGCTCAGTGTGCGCGATCGCCTTGAAACAATGCAGGTTCTCATTGTCGTGGCCGGCATGGAAGGCGCGTTACCCAGTGTTGTGGCGGGTCTAGTGAGTGCAGCGGTGATTGCCGTGCCCACCAGCATTGGCTATGGCGCAAACCTCGGAGGTCTCGCTCCCCTACTCACTATGCTCAACTCCTGTGCCCCCGGCATTGGCGTGGTGAATATTGACAATGGCTTTGGCGCAGCGATGCTAGCGGCTAAAATGTTGCGATCGCTCCCTCAACGTGCCGCCACTGGCTCAATGTGA
- the hemW gene encoding radical SAM family heme chaperone HemW, producing the protein MVTAAYLHLPFCRRRCFYCDFPITVVGDRPLAASSPLLSDYIDALCYEIRQTPSVGEPLQTVFFGGGTPSLVAPEQIDRLLGALDRRFGIAAAAEISMEMDPGTFDLPRLRGYLRAGVNRVSLGVQAFQDRLLQVCGRSHTVAEVYAAVEVIQTAGIDNWSLDLICGLPEQSLQEWELSLAAAIALAPSHLSVYDLIVEPQTVFSRRYQPEVFPLPSQEQAAAAYRLAHERLRAAGYEHYEISNYARLGFACRHNQVYWRNEPYYGFGMGATSYLGQRRLTRPRTRREYYEWVQTLPTGLCTVAEETLWDRWLETLMLGLRLKEGLCLKQLATDFPQEWVEALVTAAQSIDPAHLQCCSDRLWLTQPDGFLLANSVIVTLWQAIERSVIHQQSKLPLPIH; encoded by the coding sequence ATGGTTACTGCGGCTTACCTACATCTTCCCTTTTGTCGGCGGCGGTGCTTCTACTGCGATTTTCCGATTACGGTGGTAGGTGACCGGCCTCTGGCCGCCTCTTCGCCCCTCCTGAGTGACTACATCGATGCCCTTTGCTATGAAATTAGGCAAACCCCCAGTGTGGGGGAGCCGCTGCAAACGGTGTTCTTTGGTGGGGGGACGCCTTCTCTTGTTGCGCCTGAGCAGATTGACCGGCTTTTAGGGGCACTAGATCGGCGCTTTGGTATCGCGGCGGCGGCGGAAATTTCTATGGAAATGGATCCCGGAACCTTTGATCTGCCACGGCTACGGGGGTATCTCAGAGCGGGGGTGAATCGGGTCAGCTTAGGGGTGCAAGCGTTTCAAGATAGGCTTTTGCAGGTGTGTGGTCGCAGCCATACTGTGGCCGAGGTCTATGCTGCTGTTGAGGTGATCCAGACTGCTGGGATTGACAATTGGAGCTTGGATCTTATCTGTGGGTTACCGGAACAATCGCTCCAGGAGTGGGAGCTGTCCCTCGCAGCGGCGATCGCCCTTGCACCAAGCCATCTTTCAGTCTATGACTTGATTGTGGAGCCGCAGACGGTTTTTAGCCGCCGTTACCAGCCAGAGGTGTTCCCCTTACCGTCCCAAGAGCAGGCTGCTGCGGCTTATCGCCTTGCCCATGAACGGCTGCGGGCTGCGGGCTATGAGCACTACGAAATTTCTAATTATGCCCGTTTGGGGTTCGCCTGTCGTCATAATCAGGTGTACTGGCGCAATGAGCCTTACTATGGGTTTGGCATGGGTGCCACCAGCTATCTGGGGCAGCGCCGCCTCACCCGTCCGCGCACACGCCGCGAATACTACGAGTGGGTGCAAACCCTACCTACAGGGCTTTGCACCGTTGCTGAGGAGACCCTTTGGGATCGGTGGCTGGAGACCCTCATGCTGGGGTTGCGTCTCAAAGAGGGGCTGTGCCTGAAGCAGTTGGCCACGGACTTTCCGCAGGAATGGGTAGAGGCACTGGTCACAGCGGCACAGTCGATTGACCCTGCCCATTTACAGTGTTGCAGCGATCGCCTATGGCTGACTCAGCCGGATGGATTCTTGCTGGCCAACAGCGTGATTGTCACCCTCTGGCAGGCGATCGAGAGATCGGTTATCCACCAACAGAGTAAGTTACCCCTGCCGATACACTAG
- a CDS encoding DNA methyltransferase — translation MLLTNTNTPAALAASLSSVPQSQQKISIAHTRTCSCPANHINCLSAKEWIKCQLGVWQFTYEGRDIRDKNLHPATFPIALAKRVISLFSHEGELVLDPFVGSGTTLVAAQDLNRNAVGFDLNATYIQLCQERLAANNLFNQAQQLALQDDARNIPNYFEPEMISLIWTSPPYANLLNRRRTNKSRRNRRNEQFGKIEQYSQDTRDLGTMPLAEYTTAMGDIFESLLPLLKPKAHCVINVPDMWWEDQRITIHVALIEELRKRGYELRNTIIWDRTNIVNKVGIFGWPSNYITMGTTFEYLLDFWRPPQ, via the coding sequence ATGTTGCTCACCAATACGAATACTCCGGCGGCGCTAGCTGCTTCCTTAAGCTCAGTTCCTCAAAGTCAGCAAAAGATTTCTATTGCGCATACACGAACCTGTTCTTGTCCAGCAAATCATATCAACTGTCTCAGTGCCAAGGAATGGATTAAGTGTCAGCTTGGTGTCTGGCAGTTTACTTATGAAGGCAGAGATATTCGTGATAAAAATTTACATCCAGCAACCTTTCCTATTGCTCTTGCTAAGCGCGTGATCAGCCTGTTTAGCCATGAAGGTGAACTTGTGCTCGACCCGTTTGTTGGCAGTGGTACCACTCTTGTTGCTGCTCAGGATCTAAATCGCAATGCTGTTGGGTTTGATCTGAATGCAACATATATTCAGTTATGCCAAGAACGCCTAGCTGCTAATAATTTATTCAATCAAGCCCAACAACTAGCCTTGCAAGATGATGCTAGAAATATCCCTAACTACTTTGAGCCTGAAATGATTAGCTTGATTTGGACATCTCCCCCCTACGCTAACCTACTGAATCGTAGGCGCACGAACAAGTCTAGGAGAAACCGTCGCAATGAACAATTTGGCAAGATCGAGCAGTACTCACAGGATACGCGGGACTTAGGAACAATGCCTCTGGCAGAATATACTACAGCCATGGGTGATATTTTTGAGTCACTTCTGCCACTGTTGAAGCCGAAAGCTCACTGTGTGATCAATGTTCCTGATATGTGGTGGGAAGATCAGCGTATTACCATTCATGTAGCCCTGATTGAAGAGTTAAGAAAGCGAGGCTATGAACTCAGAAATACGATTATCTGGGATAGAACCAACATTGTTAATAAAGTTGGTATATTTGGCTGGCCTAGTAATTACATTACAATGGGAACCACTTTTGAGTATCTATTAGATTTTTGGAGACCACCTCAGTGA
- a CDS encoding site-2 protease family protein, with protein sequence MIITAGLLAGAIALLGWGLYRALPYGKLGIIAWLQTLVLMLPWLVVFGTLSVGIVLNFAAVLFSLVLSIVAYIALGRWLRLLAATSDAPLPPLRSGRPEVDDVLAPSQSTPDSGEPLTTSAPSALPPDDLQGIQSIFSIDTYFATEYIPYKGGVICRGNLRGDAKAVHATLTERLQATLPDRYRLFMVPNSEGKAVVIILPATTTIARSTLLQKLTAVLLGVATLGTCLETSSVLQGFSLLNTPGLFQRSLPLALCLVLIAGARELGHWLMAKRYDAKLSPPFFLPAWQLGTFGAVTRIESFLKNRNELFDIAAAGAIASGALSLLFLGIGLVLSPSSSGLEVPTIFFQGSILVGTLSRLFLGDHLQSEVVAVHPLVIMGWLGLIITALNLMPAGQLDGGRIIQAIYGIKTAQRLTWITLIVLGLVAIVNPLALYWALIILLLQRDLDRPSLDEMTEPDDTRAGLGLLLLFLMAATLIPLAPGLAGQLGIGG encoded by the coding sequence ATGATCATTACAGCAGGCTTACTCGCGGGGGCGATCGCCCTGTTGGGCTGGGGACTCTATCGCGCCCTACCCTACGGCAAACTCGGCATTATTGCTTGGTTGCAAACCCTAGTGCTGATGCTGCCATGGCTGGTGGTATTTGGCACCTTGAGTGTTGGCATTGTCCTCAACTTTGCCGCTGTCTTGTTTAGCCTTGTCCTCTCCATCGTGGCCTACATTGCCTTGGGTCGCTGGTTACGCCTCCTTGCTGCCACCTCCGATGCACCATTACCACCCTTGCGGTCGGGGCGACCTGAGGTTGATGACGTCCTTGCCCCCTCACAATCTACCCCTGACAGTGGCGAACCCCTCACAACCAGTGCCCCCTCTGCCTTGCCGCCAGACGATCTGCAAGGAATTCAAAGTATTTTTAGTATTGATACCTACTTTGCCACTGAGTACATTCCCTACAAAGGCGGGGTGATCTGTCGCGGCAACCTGCGCGGTGATGCGAAAGCAGTGCATGCCACTCTAACAGAACGCTTGCAAGCTACATTGCCAGATCGCTATCGCCTATTTATGGTGCCCAATAGCGAGGGCAAGGCTGTGGTCATTATTTTGCCGGCAACGACCACCATAGCTCGCTCAACGCTCTTACAAAAACTAACCGCGGTGTTGCTAGGGGTAGCGACCCTTGGCACCTGCCTAGAAACCAGTTCAGTGCTCCAGGGCTTTAGTTTACTGAATACGCCGGGTTTGTTTCAGCGATCGCTCCCTTTGGCGCTCTGTTTAGTGCTGATTGCCGGAGCGCGGGAACTAGGACATTGGCTCATGGCCAAGCGCTACGATGCTAAACTTAGCCCCCCCTTCTTTCTGCCTGCGTGGCAGTTGGGTACCTTCGGTGCTGTAACCCGCATTGAATCGTTTCTGAAAAACCGCAACGAGCTATTTGACATTGCTGCTGCAGGAGCGATTGCCTCTGGGGCATTGTCGTTGCTATTTCTGGGTATTGGCTTGGTGCTCTCTCCCAGCAGTAGCGGTTTAGAGGTGCCCACTATTTTCTTCCAAGGGTCAATTTTGGTGGGCACTCTCTCTCGTCTGTTCTTGGGCGACCACTTGCAAAGTGAGGTTGTGGCGGTGCATCCCTTGGTGATTATGGGGTGGCTAGGACTGATTATCACCGCCCTCAATCTCATGCCTGCGGGGCAATTGGATGGCGGTCGGATCATTCAAGCGATTTATGGCATTAAAACCGCTCAGCGCCTGACATGGATTACCCTGATTGTGTTGGGCTTGGTGGCGATCGTCAATCCCTTAGCCCTGTACTGGGCGCTGATTATTCTCCTGCTACAGCGTGACCTAGATCGTCCTAGTTTGGATGAAATGACCGAGCCGGATGATACCCGCGCGGGGTTGGGGCTGCTACTGCTGTTTTTAATGGCAGCGACACTGATTCCCTTAGCCCCCGGCTTGGCAGGCCAGTTGGGGATTGGAGGCTAA